One Pararhizobium sp. IMCC3301 DNA segment encodes these proteins:
- a CDS encoding RNA polymerase sigma factor, translated as MTPAIEAALKAHYRDFLKYLLRRVGDPAAAEDILQNFCLRVMQSGTELRDDRSAIGWLYKVLRSVLIDHYRKDAVRQRGHASYTQEKQVLKDNHAAADSDEAICKCIRGLVSDLRPEYAELVMRIDFLEEPRDQVGAELDITQQNLRVRLHRARLAIGSALQKHCGTCCKAGYDDCSCDRDCTRTGSPADQQLRSV; from the coding sequence ATGACGCCTGCAATCGAAGCGGCCCTGAAGGCACATTATCGCGACTTCCTGAAATATCTGCTGCGCCGGGTCGGCGATCCGGCTGCGGCAGAGGACATACTGCAGAATTTCTGCCTGAGGGTCATGCAAAGCGGAACTGAACTGAGGGATGACCGCAGCGCGATCGGCTGGCTCTACAAGGTGCTGCGCTCCGTGTTGATAGATCACTACCGCAAGGACGCGGTGCGGCAGCGCGGCCATGCCAGCTACACTCAGGAGAAACAGGTGCTGAAGGACAATCACGCGGCTGCGGACAGCGATGAAGCCATATGCAAGTGCATACGCGGGCTGGTGTCAGACTTACGGCCCGAATATGCCGAACTGGTAATGCGGATCGACTTCCTGGAGGAGCCTCGCGATCAAGTCGGTGCCGAGCTAGACATTACGCAGCAGAATCTTCGGGTGCGGCTTCACCGGGCGCGTTTGGCGATCGGCTCCGCCCTGCAAAAGCATTGTGGGACATGTTGTAAAGCAGGGTATGACGACTGTTCCTGCGACCGCGATTGCACCAGAACCGGGTCACCGGCAGATCAACAACTTCGTTCTGTCTGA
- a CDS encoding DMT family transporter, with protein MTVSAFARIILAMLLWALCFPLLTIGITLAPHLSFATLRAVLAGLVLIGLARALGRPFPRSAAMWKTLAIMGVGATSLGFLGMFHAAEFVSPGIATVIANTQPLLAAALGGIVLGERLSLVGKTGLFIGFLGIVVIAAPVIFSSGGESYLIGVAYIILAALGITVSNVMIKKIAGRVDPFMAMGLQLLIGSIPLAIAAGLTEDPTAIQWTFTFVTVLLTLAVFGSALVYVVWMSVLSEVPLNQANAFSFLIPVFGLTIGVLFYGENLGLLKLAGIVLAIIGVVLVTRKGAAKPAVLPPAKAPVPT; from the coding sequence ATGACTGTATCTGCCTTCGCCAGGATCATTCTGGCAATGCTGCTCTGGGCGCTTTGTTTTCCATTACTCACCATCGGTATCACTCTTGCGCCGCATCTGAGTTTTGCAACGCTGCGCGCGGTTCTTGCCGGGCTTGTGCTGATCGGACTGGCGCGCGCGCTTGGCCGCCCGTTTCCGCGCAGCGCTGCAATGTGGAAAACGCTTGCGATAATGGGTGTCGGAGCTACCAGCCTCGGTTTTCTCGGCATGTTTCACGCCGCAGAATTCGTCTCGCCGGGCATTGCCACAGTGATTGCCAACACCCAGCCACTGCTCGCAGCCGCGCTTGGCGGCATTGTGCTGGGCGAGCGCCTGAGCCTGGTTGGTAAAACGGGACTCTTTATCGGTTTCCTCGGGATCGTCGTCATCGCGGCGCCGGTAATATTTTCCAGCGGCGGGGAGAGTTACCTCATTGGCGTTGCCTATATCATTCTTGCGGCACTCGGCATTACTGTCAGCAATGTCATGATCAAGAAGATTGCCGGCCGGGTCGATCCGTTCATGGCGATGGGCTTGCAACTGTTGATCGGCAGCATCCCGCTGGCCATAGCTGCAGGCCTGACCGAAGATCCCACCGCAATTCAGTGGACATTCACATTTGTTACGGTCCTGCTGACACTTGCCGTGTTCGGATCAGCACTGGTTTACGTTGTCTGGATGTCGGTATTGAGTGAGGTACCGCTCAATCAGGCCAATGCTTTCAGCTTTCTCATCCCGGTTTTCGGTCTGACAATAGGTGTGCTGTTTTACGGCGAAAATCTGGGCCTTCTGAAACTTGCAGGAATCGTTCTGGCAATCATCGGTGTCGTTCTGGTGACCCGGAAAGGCGCCGCAAAGCCGGCCGTTTTACCACCTGCAAAAGCTCCGGTGCCGACTTGA
- a CDS encoding ion channel: protein MLVAVLMAVSLVVVTFLIHYVALRWMSSGMAHIPMRPDMRIFVIVLMALATHLVEIGVYALAYGLGENVFALGSFSGRAVTGSLDYLYFSIVSYTSLGLGDISPTEHLRFITGVEALNGLLLIAWSGSFTYMAMGRLWTWQTCVEPDPR, encoded by the coding sequence ATGCTTGTTGCCGTTCTAATGGCCGTATCACTTGTGGTTGTGACGTTTTTGATCCATTACGTGGCCTTGCGTTGGATGTCGAGCGGGATGGCACATATTCCAATGCGACCCGATATGCGTATTTTTGTCATTGTCCTGATGGCACTTGCCACTCATCTCGTTGAAATTGGTGTTTACGCACTTGCTTATGGACTGGGAGAAAATGTGTTCGCGCTCGGCAGTTTCAGCGGTAGGGCGGTGACCGGATCGCTCGATTATCTGTATTTTTCGATTGTGAGTTACACCTCGCTCGGACTTGGCGACATATCTCCCACTGAGCATCTGCGTTTCATCACCGGCGTTGAGGCATTGAACGGGCTGCTTCTGATCGCATGGTCAGGCTCGTTCACCTATATGGCCATGGGCAGGCTCTGGACCTGGCAGACCTGTGTCGAACCGGATCCCAGATAA
- a CDS encoding ethylbenzene dehydrogenase-related protein, which produces MRTLYLAGSTALFAGLLVLGWATHGTGIVKDDPERNIVIPEELTSELQVKAAFDGERIYFRYRWPVDRPSLFNDVLVYQDGNWEKRGGAALGSNPEFLTEDRVAMMIDDGSVPLFSRYGGYITIGEGLTTFTGVPETDEERTKYLPSTRTDSDDFDSIKPESELERLRAAGQFIDLWQWRSSRSNPIGLGDDGFVAEERGGDAGSGPYTTNWDTAANQPRYMFDPQIAGKTALSIDAVIAGEVGFNDTYYLSAETAVPFDPDYAWKNGDAIPRRYLREATGSRGDVVMPQTARWRNGFWDVTLVRDMDTGNPLDDKMFRDGGSYDLAFAVFRNASTMRWHYVSLPVSLGLEQPAQMVAERFEAGTAPDWSGPWTEIPMFYPGQVTWDRLTDARQHPGADRIAARVPVAYRHSEEQLALYGVQLEFAQEIKRQWIWTLIASLGLIVGLGININLLMRRREEST; this is translated from the coding sequence ATGCGCACGCTTTATCTGGCGGGATCGACCGCGCTTTTTGCCGGGCTTCTAGTGCTTGGCTGGGCTACGCACGGAACCGGGATTGTCAAAGATGATCCTGAACGCAACATCGTCATTCCCGAGGAATTGACATCCGAGCTTCAGGTCAAAGCGGCCTTTGACGGCGAACGGATCTATTTCCGCTACCGCTGGCCGGTGGATCGGCCGAGCCTGTTCAACGATGTGCTGGTCTATCAGGACGGCAACTGGGAAAAGCGCGGCGGCGCGGCGCTGGGGTCGAACCCGGAATTTCTGACCGAGGACCGGGTTGCGATGATGATCGATGATGGCTCGGTACCTTTATTCAGCCGCTATGGCGGTTACATCACCATTGGTGAAGGGCTAACCACCTTCACCGGCGTGCCGGAAACCGATGAAGAACGCACCAAATATCTGCCCTCGACCCGGACCGACTCCGATGATTTCGACTCGATCAAACCGGAGAGCGAACTGGAGAGATTGCGCGCGGCGGGTCAGTTCATCGACCTGTGGCAATGGCGCTCGAGCCGGTCGAACCCGATCGGCCTGGGCGATGATGGGTTCGTTGCCGAAGAGCGCGGCGGCGATGCCGGCTCCGGCCCCTATACGACCAACTGGGATACGGCGGCCAACCAACCGAGATACATGTTCGATCCCCAGATCGCCGGCAAAACCGCGCTGTCGATCGACGCGGTGATCGCAGGGGAGGTTGGGTTCAACGACACTTATTACCTGAGTGCCGAAACTGCAGTGCCGTTCGATCCGGATTACGCCTGGAAAAACGGCGATGCCATTCCGCGCCGCTATCTGCGCGAGGCGACCGGGTCGCGCGGTGACGTCGTAATGCCGCAGACGGCGCGCTGGCGCAACGGCTTCTGGGACGTGACGCTGGTGCGCGACATGGATACCGGTAATCCGCTGGACGACAAGATGTTCCGCGATGGTGGCAGCTACGATCTGGCCTTTGCGGTATTCCGCAATGCTTCGACGATGCGCTGGCACTATGTTTCGCTGCCGGTCTCGCTGGGCCTCGAACAACCGGCGCAAATGGTGGCTGAACGGTTCGAGGCCGGCACCGCGCCCGACTGGAGCGGCCCCTGGACGGAAATACCGATGTTCTATCCCGGTCAGGTCACGTGGGACCGTCTGACCGACGCACGCCAGCATCCGGGTGCAGACCGTATCGCAGCGCGCGTCCCGGTGGCCTACCGCCACAGCGAAGAACAGCTTGCCCTCTACGGTGTTCAGCTCGAATTCGCCCAGGAAATCAAGCGTCAATGGATCTGGACGCTCATCGCCAGCCTCGGCTTGATCGTCGGACTTGGCATCAACATCAACCTTCTGATGCGTCGCCGGGAGGAATCGACATGA
- a CDS encoding RNA polymerase sigma factor: protein MIAAQIHQAKPVRTRDEVVQGKAPVRPVIETALTENHHAFLRFLTRRLGNRSTAEDVLQNFFLRAVRKADEVRDNDSVIAWLYSVLRSVLMDHYRSETARKRREEAYVQEQLLFGDQSEDMPMEDSLCKCFQKLISALRPDYSEILQRIDLAGEAREAVAVDLGITPANARVRLHRARQALRKELDNSCGSCCEQSFRDCSCGRGNHKSDPAQESNSCLH, encoded by the coding sequence ATGATCGCAGCGCAAATCCACCAAGCCAAACCGGTTAGGACACGTGATGAAGTGGTCCAGGGCAAAGCGCCGGTGCGCCCGGTCATCGAGACCGCTCTGACTGAAAATCATCACGCCTTTTTGCGGTTTCTCACCCGCCGTCTTGGCAACCGCAGCACGGCAGAGGATGTGCTTCAGAATTTCTTCCTGCGCGCCGTCAGAAAAGCCGACGAAGTCAGAGACAACGACAGTGTGATTGCCTGGCTTTACAGTGTGCTGCGTTCCGTGCTGATGGATCATTATCGCAGCGAAACGGCGCGCAAACGCCGCGAAGAAGCGTATGTGCAAGAGCAATTGCTGTTTGGCGATCAAAGTGAAGACATGCCGATGGAAGACAGTCTGTGCAAGTGCTTCCAGAAGCTCATTTCGGCGCTTCGCCCGGACTATTCGGAAATTCTGCAGCGGATCGATCTGGCTGGGGAAGCCCGTGAGGCAGTGGCCGTGGATCTCGGCATTACTCCGGCAAATGCCAGAGTTCGGCTGCACCGCGCCCGGCAGGCTTTGCGCAAGGAACTCGACAATTCCTGTGGCAGTTGCTGTGAACAGAGCTTCCGCGATTGCAGTTGCGGACGCGGCAATCATAAGTCTGATCCGGCACAGGAAAGTAATTCCTGCCTGCACTGA